A portion of the Chelmon rostratus isolate fCheRos1 chromosome 15, fCheRos1.pri, whole genome shotgun sequence genome contains these proteins:
- the grhl3 gene encoding grainyhead-like protein 3 homolog, which produces MTKETETLGLVFQSENFNYNRYANHIMDSWSYMESPVPEPTHPKPRLHPGDDLAAITMLYEQCKNQKEQKIAACNRSGNICKPERTSTNEFSSLEASANVMKILSESVPLSHPQEVLGSKQNTSLPISVPTTSDTYATLTSVVADTYDKQELNIIFDSLLQKWPEPGAFPDPNAETLPYSDPFPEDQSSPVYSGSYTGSPPERFRNEFQFSLGAPLASPYKSNELPMVYLNKGQFYPITLHGVDNTACLNTTKVKTVVMAVFENDKSPEVQLRFWNHWHARQPTAKQRVIDIADYKEVFSGISDIEEVAFNALSFVWNPNEEAKVYIGINSLSTDFSSQKGVKGLPLNIQIDTYDFSSGANQLIHRAACQVKIFCDKGAERKMRDEERKRSKRRGKNDANTNKPLVSSSMASECTYFQTLDDHVTQPVLFIPETHISSLQRMAPPMDEIERSSLKRLYQEREQNSSPPSKQARREDPQRVLLYVRTGAEEVFDALMLNTPTLSGLRDAVSEKYGMQKDTIGKIYKKCKRGIFVNMDDNIIEHYTNQSAFLIEMSEVAAGQFQVTLIEV; this is translated from the exons ATGACCAAAGAGACTGA gACTCTGGGACTGGTCTTTCAGAGCGAGAACTTCAACTATAACCGTTACGCTAACCACATCATGGACTCCTGGTCCTACATGGAGAGCCCAGTCCCCGAGCCGACCCACCCCAAACCCAGACTTCACCCTGGAGACGACCTGGCAGCCATAACCATGCTTTATGAACAATGCAAG AATCAGAAGGAGCAGAAGATCGCTGCCTGCAACCGCTCTGGCAACATCTGTAAACCAGAGAG GACCAGCACGAATGAGTTTTCTTCATTGGAGGCGTCCGCCAACGTCATGAAGATCCTCTCTGAGAGCGTTCCCTTAAGCCACCCCCAAGAGGTTTTGGGATCCAAGCAGAACACCTCCCTGCCCATCTCCGTTCCCACCACCTCAGACACCTACGCCACCCTGACCAGCGTCGTGGCCGACACGTACGACAAGCAGGAGCTCAACATCATCTTTGACTCCCTGCTGCAGAAGTGGCCGGAGCCCGGTGCTTTCCCCGACCCCAACGCCGAG ACTCTTCCCTACAGCGATCCCTTCCCCGAGGACCAGTCCAGCCCGGTCTACTCCGGCTCCTACACCGGCTCCCCACCAGAGAGATTCAGGAATGAGTTCCAGTTTTCCCTCGGAGCTCCCCTGGCTTCTCCTTACAAGTCCAACGAGCTGCCCATGGTCTACCTGAACAAGGGCCAGTTCTACCCTATTACTCTCCACGGGGTGGACAACACTGCCTGCCTCAACACCACCAAAGTCAAG ACAGTAGTGATGGCTGTGTTTGAGAACGACAAGAGCCCAGAAGTGCAGCTCCGCTTTTGGAATCACTGGCATGCGCGTCAGCCAACCGCCAAGCAGAGGGTCATTGACATCG CTGACTACAAAGAAGTGTTCAGCGGCATCAGCGACATAGAGGAGGTGGCCTTCAATGCTCTCTCCTTCGTCTGGAACCCCAATGAAGAGGCCAAG GTGTACATTGGCATCAACTCCCTGAGCACAGACTTCTCCTCTCAGAAGGGGGTGAAAGGCCTGCCTCTAAACATCCAGATCGACACTTACGACTTCAGCTCTGGAGCCAATCAGCTCATACACAGAGCTGCGTGCCAGGTCAAGATTTTCTGCGATAAG GGTGCGGAGAGGAAGATGCGTgacgaggagaggaagagaagcaaAAGGAGGGGAAAGAATGATGCTAACA CCAACAAGCCTTTAGTGAGCAGCTCCATGGCCAGTGAATGCACCTACTTCCAAACCCTGGATGACCACGTCACCCAGCCAGTCCTCTTCAttccagaaacacacatctCCAGCTTACAGCGCATG GCCCCTCCCATGGATGAGATTGAAAG GAGTTCTCTGAAGAGGCTGTATCAAGAGCGAGAGCAGAACAGCTCTCCACCCAGCAAGCAAGCCCGCAGGGAAGACCCGCAAAGAG TCCTGCTGTACGTGAGGACGGGCGCTGAAGAGGTGTTTGATGCGCTCATGCTCAACACACCAACGCTGTCAGGCCTACGAGATGCT GTTTCAGAAAAGTACGGTATGCAAAAAGACACCATTGGGAAAATCTACAAAAAATGCAAGAGAGG TATTTTCGTCAACATGGACGACAACATCATTGAACACTACACCAACCAGTCGGCTTTCCTCATTGAGATGTCCGAGGTCGCCGCCGGTCAGTTCCAGGTCACTCTTATTGAAGTATGA